A genomic segment from Desulfurobacterium pacificum encodes:
- the fsa gene encoding fructose-6-phosphate aldolase yields the protein MKFFIDTADINEIKAAMEMGMVDGVTTNPTLISKTGRPFMEVAKEIVETVPGPVSLEVVSLDTQGMVDEAKQLAKLGDNVVIKIPMTVEGIKAVKILSEEGIKTNVTLVFSPLQALLAAKAGATYVSPFVGRLDDIGHDGMELIAQIVQIYDNYGFDTEIIVASVRHPQHVLQSALLGADIATIPFKVVKQLAKHPLTDVGIERFLEDWAKVPDKDSIFG from the coding sequence ATGAAATTCTTTATTGATACTGCTGATATAAACGAGATAAAAGCAGCAATGGAAATGGGAATGGTAGATGGAGTGACAACCAATCCGACGCTTATTTCAAAAACGGGAAGACCTTTTATGGAAGTTGCTAAGGAGATTGTGGAGACGGTTCCTGGTCCTGTTAGCCTTGAAGTAGTTAGTCTTGATACACAAGGAATGGTGGATGAAGCAAAACAGTTGGCGAAGTTGGGAGATAACGTTGTTATTAAGATACCTATGACTGTTGAGGGCATAAAAGCTGTTAAGATTCTTTCTGAAGAAGGTATAAAGACAAATGTGACTCTTGTGTTTTCTCCGTTGCAAGCGTTGCTTGCAGCAAAGGCTGGTGCTACTTATGTTTCTCCTTTTGTGGGAAGGCTTGACGATATCGGTCACGATGGTATGGAATTGATTGCTCAGATTGTTCAGATTTATGACAACTATGGTTTTGACACTGAAATTATTGTTGCAAGCGTTAGACATCCTCAACATGTACTTCAGTCTGCGCTTTTAGGGGCAGATATCGCTACTATTCCGTTTAAAGTTGTGAAGCAACTTGCGAAGCATCCTCTTACCGATGTTGGTATTGAGAGATTTTTAGAAGACTGGGCAAAAGTTCCTGATAAGGATTCTATATTTGGTTAA
- a CDS encoding metal-dependent hydrolase, protein MTAGTHILAGILVATLLKLPVLPAAVGSIFPDIDVGKGLPPPYKRNLLNSHRGITHHPVIPLCLLLLVFFLRMKGFYGVSVYLLSFTVGYISHLLLDVLNPLGIPYKFSYYPRLTLKLMKTGKLGEIFVILLLISTLLAAVSVEDFQILGFSFDGKLVHLIKNLVEEVCR, encoded by the coding sequence ATGACAGCTGGAACGCATATATTGGCTGGAATATTGGTAGCTACGCTTTTAAAGTTACCTGTTTTGCCAGCAGCTGTAGGAAGTATATTTCCTGACATTGATGTAGGTAAAGGATTACCCCCTCCTTATAAGAGGAATCTTTTAAATAGTCATAGAGGGATAACTCACCATCCTGTTATTCCTTTATGTTTGTTGCTATTGGTGTTTTTCCTTAGAATGAAAGGGTTTTATGGCGTTTCCGTCTATCTGTTGTCTTTTACAGTAGGTTATATTTCACATCTTCTTTTGGACGTGCTTAATCCTTTGGGGATTCCTTATAAGTTTTCTTACTATCCCCGTTTAACTTTGAAGTTGATGAAGACGGGAAAATTGGGAGAGATATTTGTTATACTTCTCTTGATATCTACGCTGTTAGCTGCTGTTAGCGTGGAGGATTTTCAAATTTTAGGTTTTTCTTTCGATGGGAAATTGGTGCATTTGATAAAAAATCTTGTGGAGGAGGTTTGTAGATGA
- a CDS encoding MBL fold metallo-hydrolase — MKITIYPSGSFLVNTYLVWDEESKEAMVVDPGSREAVEELRDEIDRNELVVKYILNTHEHPDHTAANVWAKLEFPEAKLIMHEEAAKYLNFWIESEIGRMAGAEYSPPPDETLSEGSKFALGNVIFQVLHTPGHSPGSIVVFDSGKKFALVGDLIFKGSIGRYDLPMSNYNDLKKSILKVLNVLEGDTVLFPGHGEKTTISEELKNNPFIAELVG, encoded by the coding sequence ATGAAGATAACTATTTATCCGTCAGGGAGTTTTTTGGTAAATACCTATCTTGTTTGGGATGAAGAATCTAAAGAAGCTATGGTAGTAGACCCAGGAAGCAGGGAAGCTGTTGAGGAGTTGAGGGATGAGATTGATAGAAACGAGCTGGTTGTTAAGTATATCTTGAATACTCACGAGCATCCAGACCATACGGCAGCGAACGTTTGGGCTAAGCTTGAGTTTCCGGAAGCTAAACTGATAATGCATGAGGAGGCGGCTAAATATTTAAACTTTTGGATAGAGAGTGAAATAGGAAGAATGGCGGGAGCTGAATATTCTCCTCCTCCCGATGAGACTTTGTCTGAAGGGAGTAAATTCGCGTTGGGAAACGTTATTTTTCAGGTGCTTCATACGCCGGGTCACTCTCCGGGTAGTATTGTTGTTTTTGATAGTGGTAAAAAGTTTGCTTTGGTAGGGGATTTGATTTTCAAGGGAAGTATAGGAAGGTATGACTTGCCTATGAGCAATTATAATGACTTAAAGAAATCTATTTTGAAAGTTCTCAATGTTCTTGAAGGTGATACTGTTTTATTTCCTGGGCATGGCGAAAAAACGACTATTTCAGAAGAGTTGAAGAACAATCCTTTTATAGCAGAACTTGTAGGATGA
- a CDS encoding NYN domain-containing protein, which yields MKAEDLIERDSVFSHLRVAVFVDMQNIYYGSKNALKKKVDFRKLLEVGVRGRKLVRAIAYLVDLDRVNQDSFIYVLKSIGYEIKLKEPKKFYNWDRVEYKADWDMGIAIDAIAITENGKADVVVIMSGDGDFVDLINYLKAKGIKVEVVSFKSITAKEIIQAANEYVDLEEIGEFISLKE from the coding sequence GTGAAGGCGGAAGACCTGATAGAAAGGGATAGTGTATTTTCTCACCTGAGAGTTGCTGTATTTGTTGATATGCAGAACATTTACTATGGTTCAAAAAATGCTTTGAAGAAAAAAGTTGACTTCAGGAAACTTTTAGAAGTAGGTGTTAGAGGAAGGAAGTTAGTAAGGGCTATAGCTTATTTAGTTGATTTGGATAGAGTTAATCAGGACAGTTTTATTTACGTTTTGAAAAGTATAGGTTATGAAATAAAACTTAAAGAGCCTAAGAAGTTTTATAACTGGGATAGGGTGGAATATAAGGCTGATTGGGATATGGGTATTGCTATTGATGCTATTGCTATAACGGAAAATGGAAAGGCAGATGTGGTTGTTATAATGAGTGGAGATGGGGATTTTGTTGATTTAATTAATTATTTGAAAGCCAAAGGTATTAAGGTAGAGGTTGTTTCTTTTAAATCAATAACGGCGAAAGAGATTATTCAGGCTGCAAATGAATATGTAGACCTTGAAGAAATTGGAGAATTCATATCTTTGAAGGAGTAG
- a CDS encoding cation diffusion facilitator family transporter, translated as MELVTEKKKIALYSVLLNLFLSVLKIVAGFLSGSASLIADGIHSVADLAAALSVYAGIVISNMKLKEFPYGLYKVENIISLASAFAIFFAGYEIARDVLFKNETLHIKNLPVAVGAILITIVSTFLFSRFERRKGEELNSPSLIADSEHVKTDMLSSIVVLAGVLGNYFGYPIVEKVAVLIIVLFIFHSGYEILVEALKVLLDASVDKETLDKIKEIILSHPMVSSVKSITGRSSGSYRFIEVEVGISTDSLEKAHSIVHEIEAEIKRDIPFIEKIIIHFEPEEKTSSIYAVPVEGDKVCGKFGECPELLILKRDADGFKILGRIENPAKDFKAGKCIELVEALADRGVDCIAVNTLPLGKGVIFALSHYGIGMKLIPESNLERFLEVLRKEPECQPPLAVWNSYACDINSGGVKSEGGRPDRKG; from the coding sequence ATGGAATTGGTTACAGAGAAAAAGAAGATTGCTCTTTATTCAGTTCTGTTAAACCTTTTTCTTTCTGTATTAAAGATTGTTGCAGGATTCTTGTCAGGTTCAGCTTCGCTTATAGCTGATGGTATTCACTCTGTTGCTGACCTTGCTGCTGCTCTTTCTGTTTACGCTGGAATTGTTATTTCCAATATGAAATTGAAAGAATTTCCTTATGGTCTGTATAAGGTTGAGAACATTATTTCTCTTGCCAGTGCGTTTGCCATATTCTTTGCAGGTTATGAGATAGCAAGAGATGTTCTGTTTAAAAATGAAACTCTTCATATTAAAAATTTACCTGTTGCTGTTGGGGCAATTCTGATAACAATTGTTTCTACTTTTCTCTTTTCCCGCTTTGAGAGGAGAAAAGGAGAGGAGTTAAACTCTCCAAGCCTGATTGCAGATTCGGAACACGTGAAAACCGATATGTTGTCTTCTATTGTTGTTCTTGCAGGTGTTTTAGGTAACTATTTTGGCTATCCTATAGTTGAGAAAGTAGCGGTGTTAATTATCGTTCTGTTCATATTCCACTCAGGATATGAGATATTGGTAGAAGCCTTAAAAGTTTTGCTTGATGCTTCTGTTGATAAAGAGACGCTTGACAAGATAAAAGAAATAATACTCTCTCATCCTATGGTTTCTTCGGTTAAAAGTATTACAGGAAGAAGTTCAGGAAGTTATAGGTTTATAGAAGTTGAAGTAGGGATTTCCACCGATAGCCTTGAAAAAGCTCATAGTATAGTCCATGAAATTGAAGCGGAGATAAAGAGAGATATTCCATTTATAGAAAAAATAATTATTCATTTTGAACCGGAGGAAAAGACTTCATCTATTTACGCGGTTCCTGTTGAAGGGGATAAGGTGTGTGGAAAGTTCGGTGAGTGTCCAGAGTTGTTGATATTGAAGAGAGACGCTGATGGCTTTAAGATTTTGGGGAGGATAGAGAATCCGGCTAAGGACTTTAAAGCTGGAAAGTGTATAGAGTTAGTTGAAGCCTTGGCTGATAGAGGAGTTGATTGTATCGCTGTCAATACTCTTCCTTTAGGTAAAGGTGTAATATTTGCGCTTTCTCATTACGGTATTGGAATGAAATTGATTCCGGAGTCTAACCTTGAGAGGTTTCTTGAAGTTTTGAGAAAAGAGCCGGAATGTCAACCACCACTTGCCGTTTGGAATAGTTACGCCTGTGACATCAATTCTGGAGGAGTTAAGAGTGAAGGCGGAAGACCTGATAGAAAGGGATAG
- a CDS encoding helicase HerA domain-containing protein, translating to MSDVLGVCVGEPGTREVEFVASQKVSLGDYVEINYEGYRVLGFVRSVRRINKHIEGIFQPEEVESIKKLTSQDSFFKGTISILGDPTRGMFVPRIPPEPGTKVYRASAEILKKVFGEGDEKKIKIGHLLTRPDVSVYIDVDSIVSRHLAILAVTGGGKSNTVSVILEGLLSKSGTILVFDMHGEYVDFGDGEKLKRIDLVLNPLRLSYQEFRIFANVDDSAYIQDRYLRKAFKEVVKEITEDFKTPAEEFWARLELELQKYRSDEAFKDDWKSITGVINKVEDMKEFYGELFDPLATPIVDQIEFGKLNVVDLSHVDEKIADIVVSHVLRNVLENRKSYVRYGSGLPFPLFTVLEEAHILASSTINTRSRYWISRIAREGRKFGLGLCLVTQRPKALDSNALSQANNMIILRLIEPGDQRHVQQASESLSSDLVEQLPSLNVGEALVMGKMIPVPALVKIDLAKMKRSGNDISAVEEWAKYREQASETKQKLEDLMNMEDMEF from the coding sequence GTGTCCGACGTTTTGGGTGTTTGCGTTGGAGAGCCGGGAACGAGAGAAGTGGAGTTTGTTGCTTCTCAAAAGGTTTCTTTGGGTGATTATGTGGAGATTAACTATGAGGGGTATAGAGTTTTAGGATTTGTAAGAAGCGTTAGAAGAATTAATAAACATATAGAAGGTATATTCCAGCCTGAAGAAGTTGAAAGCATAAAGAAACTTACTTCACAAGATTCTTTCTTTAAGGGGACGATATCTATTTTAGGGGATCCTACTAGAGGTATGTTTGTACCGAGGATTCCTCCTGAACCTGGCACGAAAGTTTATAGGGCATCGGCTGAAATTCTTAAAAAGGTCTTTGGTGAAGGAGATGAGAAAAAAATTAAGATAGGTCATCTTTTAACGAGACCTGATGTTAGTGTTTATATTGATGTAGATAGTATAGTTAGCAGGCATCTTGCCATACTTGCTGTTACAGGTGGTGGTAAGTCCAATACTGTTTCTGTGATTTTGGAAGGACTCCTTTCAAAGAGTGGAACGATTCTTGTTTTTGATATGCACGGAGAATATGTAGACTTTGGAGATGGGGAAAAGCTTAAAAGAATAGACCTGGTTTTAAATCCTTTGAGACTCAGTTATCAGGAGTTTAGGATATTTGCGAACGTTGATGATAGTGCTTATATACAGGACAGGTATTTAAGGAAAGCGTTTAAAGAAGTTGTTAAGGAAATCACAGAAGATTTTAAAACTCCGGCGGAAGAATTCTGGGCAAGGCTTGAACTGGAACTTCAAAAGTATAGAAGTGATGAAGCCTTTAAAGATGATTGGAAGTCTATTACTGGGGTTATTAATAAAGTGGAGGATATGAAAGAGTTTTACGGTGAACTTTTTGACCCTCTTGCTACGCCTATAGTTGACCAGATTGAGTTTGGAAAGTTAAACGTTGTTGACTTGTCTCACGTTGATGAAAAAATAGCTGACATCGTGGTAAGCCACGTTTTAAGGAATGTTCTTGAGAATAGAAAGTCTTACGTTCGTTATGGTAGCGGGTTACCTTTTCCTCTGTTTACCGTTCTTGAAGAAGCTCACATTTTGGCTTCGTCCACTATTAACACGCGTTCAAGGTACTGGATATCCAGAATAGCAAGAGAGGGAAGGAAGTTTGGATTGGGTTTGTGCCTTGTAACTCAAAGACCGAAAGCTCTTGATTCTAACGCTCTTTCTCAGGCAAACAATATGATTATTTTAAGACTTATAGAACCTGGAGACCAAAGGCACGTTCAACAGGCATCGGAGTCTTTGAGCAGCGACTTGGTAGAACAGCTACCTTCGTTGAACGTTGGAGAAGCGTTGGTAATGGGAAAGATGATACCTGTACCGGCGCTTGTTAAGATAGACCTTGCTAAGATGAAAAGGTCTGGAAACGATATTAGCGCAGTTGAAGAGTGGGCTAAGTATAGAGAGCAAGCGTCAGAAACTAAACAAAAACTTGAAGACCTTATGAATATGGAAGATATGGAGTTTTAG
- the cmk gene encoding (d)CMP kinase, with product MPEIITIDGPAGAGKSSVAKEIAKRYGYLHLDSGAVYRAIGVVCSERGVDLNDEKAVVECASDLSVELTDSGRVLVDGEDYSEKIRTLEAGKLASKVAKFREVREIVVRILRKVAKGRRVVIDGRDAGSYIFPEAELKIYLTASPEERAKRRYLELLRKGESASYEEVLREVLDRDESDKRREFAPLVVPEGAVVVDTTGKTFEEVMGIIEGLIKNK from the coding sequence ATGCCTGAGATTATTACTATAGATGGTCCTGCTGGTGCTGGAAAGAGTAGTGTTGCTAAAGAGATTGCTAAGCGTTATGGGTATTTGCATCTTGATTCTGGAGCTGTGTATAGAGCCATTGGTGTGGTTTGTAGCGAAAGGGGAGTTGACCTTAATGATGAAAAGGCAGTTGTTGAGTGTGCAAGTGATTTGAGCGTTGAGTTAACGGATAGTGGAAGGGTTTTGGTTGACGGAGAAGATTATAGTGAGAAGATAAGGACTCTTGAAGCGGGAAAGTTGGCTTCAAAAGTTGCTAAGTTTAGAGAAGTTAGAGAGATTGTAGTGAGGATTTTGAGAAAAGTAGCAAAAGGTAGGAGAGTGGTTATAGATGGTAGAGATGCTGGAAGTTATATATTTCCTGAGGCGGAGCTAAAAATCTATCTAACTGCATCTCCAGAAGAGAGGGCAAAAAGAAGATACTTGGAACTTTTGAGGAAAGGAGAAAGTGCTTCTTATGAGGAGGTGTTAAGAGAAGTTTTAGATAGGGATGAATCGGATAAAAGAAGGGAATTTGCACCGCTTGTAGTTCCTGAGGGGGCGGTAGTTGTTGATACTACAGGTAAAACTTTTGAAGAGGTTATGGGGATTATTGAGGGGTTAATTAAGAACAAATAA